In one Pseudomonadales bacterium genomic region, the following are encoded:
- a CDS encoding diacylglycerol kinase, with the protein MAVLKRRLVGATGYALQGLKACFLHEEAFRIEVICTLVLLPVAIFVADSAVELVLLMGSILFVLIVELLNSAVEATVDRISDERHELAGRAKDLGAAAVMLSISLFFLTWGCILLL; encoded by the coding sequence CTGGCCGTATTGAAGCGGCGTCTGGTGGGCGCAACAGGTTATGCCCTGCAGGGGCTGAAGGCCTGCTTTCTTCACGAAGAAGCTTTCCGGATTGAAGTGATCTGTACCCTTGTCTTATTGCCCGTTGCTATTTTTGTAGCAGACTCTGCTGTTGAGCTTGTTTTACTGATGGGGTCGATATTGTTTGTATTGATTGTCGAGCTGCTTAATTCCGCTGTGGAGGCAACCGTAGATCGAATCAGTGACGAGCGACATGAACTGGCTGGGCGAGCCAAAGATCTGGGCGCGGCGGCTGTCATGTTATCAATATCACTTTTCTTCCTGACTTGGGGCTGTATCCTGCTGCTATAG
- the cysE gene encoding serine O-acetyltransferase, whose protein sequence is MMNQVVENIWQIIRSEAKKIAVAEPVMATYYQLQVLDHNSLGEALAHTLAGQLASSQLPRDVLYPLFVEVINAAPVILAQAEDDLKAHVERDPACNHFIVPLLYFKGFQALQTHRIAHWLWLQGRQAMAMYLQNRASEIFAVDIHPAARIGGGIMIDHATGVVIGETTVIEDNVSMLHGVSLGGTGKACGDRHPKIRAGVLIAAGAKILGNIEVGEGAKIGAGSLVLDAVPPHTTVAGVPARIVGQPSEAEPARGMDQHIDDDTGVSMQKDFNQ, encoded by the coding sequence ATCATGAATCAGGTTGTTGAAAATATCTGGCAAATTATTCGCAGTGAAGCGAAAAAGATTGCTGTTGCCGAACCGGTGATGGCGACCTATTACCAGCTTCAGGTTCTGGATCATAACAGTCTGGGAGAGGCGCTGGCTCATACATTGGCGGGTCAGCTTGCCTCATCGCAGCTGCCCCGGGATGTGCTTTACCCGCTTTTTGTTGAGGTTATCAATGCCGCTCCGGTTATTCTGGCGCAAGCAGAAGACGATCTCAAAGCGCATGTGGAGCGGGACCCTGCCTGTAATCATTTTATCGTGCCCCTACTTTATTTTAAGGGCTTTCAGGCACTGCAAACTCACCGGATAGCACATTGGTTGTGGCTGCAGGGCAGGCAGGCAATGGCGATGTATCTGCAGAATAGAGCTTCAGAAATTTTTGCTGTTGATATCCACCCGGCTGCCAGGATTGGGGGCGGTATTATGATTGATCATGCCACTGGTGTTGTGATCGGTGAGACCACAGTGATTGAGGATAATGTCTCCATGCTGCACGGTGTTTCGCTGGGAGGTACCGGAAAGGCTTGTGGTGATCGGCACCCTAAAATTCGCGCAGGTGTTTTGATTGCTGCCGGAGCGAAAATTCTCGGCAATATTGAAGTGGGAGAAGGTGCGAAAATTGGCGCTGGTAGTTTGGTACTGGATGCTGTGCCACCGCATACAACTGTTGCTGGCGTTCCGGCGAGAATCGTGGGGCAACCAAGCGAGGCAGAGCCTGCCAGAGGCATGGATCAGCATATCGACGATGATACAGGTGTGTCGATGCAGAAGGACTTCAACCAGTGA